Within Brienomyrus brachyistius isolate T26 chromosome 20, BBRACH_0.4, whole genome shotgun sequence, the genomic segment GTTTAATTTATGGAACAATAAATTAACTTAAATAACATTCCACATGCGAAGGTATATAATAGACATAAATGCATGATTTGTGCTTTGGcatgtcatttattttaaagttatttttaaaacagttaCTAGTTCAAACTTGTAAAAGCATGTTCCTTAAAAATATTGTACATTTATGTAAATGTATGGAAATGTAGGGACTACAAAACCGGTATTTAAAATCTGTTTCTGTAGAGCTGACATCAGGTAGGCATAACACTGGCACCAAATCCGTTTCCCTGCCCATATATATGTAACTACATTGACAGTAATAGAATTACGCTAACAGTGATTTTGTATACTGAATGTTACATTAACTACTAAGTTGTTCcataaatactatatattaaagTATGCATATATTTTGTCTAGAAACATAAAAATATAagtaaaatattgtttttttttctagtttGTCTTAATTGTAATCCTTTACCAAATTATATTTTACGAAATATGAAAAGAATAATATGCAGGCATGAAGAAGGATTTTTGTGCTACATTTTTCTACGCCTTTTAAGGAGCAGAGCTTAAGTCCTTTTCCTCCTGCACTACGTGGAGAGCCTTAGGTATTGTTTTTCTTGCATCGGTTGTGGAGTTTTAAACCCATTAGAATTTAATGGTATGACTAACAGTAATCTATCAGAAATAAGGCCCTGAATCGGCTGCGAAGGCAAGCTTTCCACGCAGAACTGCTCTCTTTGTGGTCCAGTGGTGTAATGAACAGCTTAAGACGTGTGATATTGTGTATAGACCTTCACTATGAAAGCTTGCTTTCAAAAGCAAAAAGGTACAGGCAGATCTATAATCATAgacattccttttcacaaataTAAAGCTGGCCATCCTCGATATTTCTCACAAGCACTGATGCCTACGCATGTCGTTGTGCCTCGAGACACAGGAAGCATCGTTACTTATAAAGCGTTTTATCTCTACAGAGAAAGGCTGAGGATAaaatttctgctgcttgttttgcCTTGCCATTGATTATCCCTAAGTCCATCTGATGGTATTCTGAATGCATGTCATAATCTTAATTCCGAGTGTACAGtaaggtttttcttttttaatggcTTTTGTTTGTGGTATATCCGTTATTCTATTTGCACGATTCGTCTAAAATCTTTTTTGGTGCAATAAGCTACATTAAAGATTTTTAATACCGATATTTAATCATCAACCAAGCGAATAACACAGATTTTATACAGAGATAGAAGTCTTAATAATCTCATGCTAAAATGTCTTATGATACCctagtaaactgaagctactgAGATCTGCAGTATTTTTTACATCCTTCTGTGGCTAACAGAGCCTTTAGAAATGAGTGCAAGCTGTATGAGAGCTGTCTGCAAGCTGTACATCTATCTTTGTGTTATAAGGATCATAATTGCCCAGTAGAAATGGAAATACGCAATCAACAAATAAAATGCAGTTGTCATTTTATTTGGGTATGGCCCAATTGGATAATTTATGATTATGTTGCcattaagaaaaataaaacaaaaataggtGAGTGAGAATGAGTAatacatatttttatatcttGTCATTTTTTGTATACAAAACAATAATACCAAGAGATATATgcagcattttatttatataggcaGGAAATATACAAGTGTTATATTGTACAAGCAACACCAGAATATATGTATTTAAAACACACCACCCCCGAGTACTATTTGCAAAACCTCCACACATCATTTACACCTTTTCCCAAGGATACACATTCATTTCCATTGTGTAGTTTTGTTTCTATTTTTGAATGTCAGATAAACAAATGAACATAAATGCATGCATATGCTGGGATAAGTGAGGTGTTTTCTTAGCCTTGTTGCTTTTTACCAATACAGATAACATCGTCTGATTATGGTGCTTGCAATAACTGTAAaaccaaagtttttttttttctttttgctcaACATATGTTTGTAAATTATAAAAACGCTTTTAAAAATCCTATAataatttttttgcacattaacTTTAAACATCTTACTGGAAAACTGAAGCTTATGTCCATTTTATAACAATTGATAGATATTAGGAGAAAGGGAGACGACTTCAGATGGCAGATATACTGTTGGTCTTAGAGGATAGATGCCAgattgtttctttgtatttAGGAATTTTcattgggagaaaaaaaaaatctacttacATATGCTATTCACAAGAGAATATCTGCAGTTAAAGTAACGCATCAGTGCACAGGGCCTGGTACTTTTTGTTACATCCAGCCTGACCCCCTTGTCTCCACCCTCATGTGGccctgatgagtcacacctgttgcttgttaaCCCTCATTCGCCTTTGTATTTAAGTACCCGTTTGTCTCGTCAGCCCCAGTTTGATCATTGACGTCGCTCCTCCTGTCCGCTGTGTCCATCCCGCTGCTCGCCTTCTCGTTTTGATTCCTTGCAGTATCATTTCTTTCCCTGCTTTTTGCCTAACGCCTGCCTTCAAGTCCTTCGTCCCGCAAGCCGCGATGCTTTTCTTTGCAAATATGAGTGAAATCTAATGCCGAGCCTCTGCTGTCATGTTACCATGTGTCCACGCGCATGAGGCACAGTGGATCTTAATGTTGTTAGTGTTCTGTGGTGATTAATCTTGTAATGCTAGGAGAGGAGGTGGTGATACTGTACATGCTCAGTCATGGCTTGGCAGGGCCTAGCAAAACATCTCTCCACATTCTGATGTGTTTGTTGACTGAATCTTACAATGTGGTCTCTTTAACctttacaacatggtgagaaAATGGATAATGGAAGCACGCTTCATGAATAAACAATAcaccatttaaaataaataaatccagtaAAAATATGACAGTGGTATTGTATTCAGTCAAATTTTGTTGTGAACTAAAAATAACAGAATCATGCAGAAGATCCACACTTTGCCTGCAAATATAATATGCCATAAAACCATTCATTCTCAAATATTATGTAGGTCTAATGTAAATTCAGTAAGCCCTTCCTTAAACTAATTAAGTTCTGATGTGCCATATCTTTCGCAAGGCTTCCTACCTATTTGGCCCCAGAATAGGTTAAAGAGGCAATGTTAATTTATGCATGGACAAAGAGGGCTGTAGATCTCTGCTATTAGTTTACCATAGTGTTCACTAATGCATGTTTTATAAAACTTGCTGTCTGGCCTATGTAGGCGAACCCATGGGAACACTTATCCAGGAATCGCTAGTGTTCCTGTAATAATCTGTTTAATTGTGCATTTTTCCTGCCTGTCAGTGATCTAAAATTACATTTGTgtgaaaaattaaattgtggtcAGTTGTAGTAATTGTTCTGTGGAATGTTATTTAAGTTATTGGTACtagttgttttttctttttaaattctcTCCTACATTGTGAGAGTTGTGATTAGACCGGCAGTTCAGATGGTTGAGACCTTCCTTAAACACTCGGCATGGATGGTGCTTAAATGCTTAAAGATATATTGCAGCTTAGGGTATGTTTCAGTTAAGAGTCAGAGCATTTTTGTTAATTCACAACCCACTAATGAGCAGCTTGCAAAGCATTTATCCTGGTTTGTGTTTCTCTTCTTGCATTATAGGTATTTTCCCTGGTTTTACTTCCTGAATACTTTTCCTTCCTAAAGTTAGCCTTCCAGCCTAGAAGAGCTATAGTTTGCAATCTgtgatattattgttatttatgaATGTCATCGGTATgcgccccccatccccccccccccccccccaaagttccTCCTGTCCACCTCagtctgagtttttttttttttttttttttcgttattGGAAAGGAAATCAAAGGCTGCCATCAGGAGTTCCCTCGAGCTGTCAAACCAGCCGCATACGACATACTGCCTCTCGTGCTGCTTTTCCACACAGACCTGACAGGCAGATATGGTGAAGCTGGGGAGCAATCTGGCTGAGAAGCTGGAGAAGGAGCCGTGTGTGGAAGATGGCTTTGATAACATCCCACTGATGACGCCCCTGGATGTGACTCAGCTTCAGCAGCCATTTCCCGACAAGGTAGCAGGCCCTCCATTATGAACTAGTGTCTTTCCTCACTTCCCACAAACTGAGCACGGTGGACAATaacttatttaaaaatgttctgaggtcagaaggaaaaatgaagaCATATGATTGGTTGGCCCCACCTCTTTTAGTTGTTtagtcccacctcctctgcaatctgattggttatctctctaagccaatcatttttccttctaccctcaggaCAATTTTGTAAAAGTAAAACTGCCATGAGCGACAATGAGCCATATAAGTACAATACTCTCCTTTTCATCATATTTTTGCCTGTATGAAAATATTAAACTGCCTGTATGGGCTGAAATTTTTTGAAGAACCGTCATATGTGCATTTTTTCACGTATTTCCCCTACATACTTGTCACCTTTGCTGCCCTCTTAAAAATAGTAGTGACTGTATTCTTCCTCAGGTCATTGTGAAAACAACAACCGAGTACCAGCTGcaacaaaagaagaaaaaaaagttgcaTGTTCCCAGCATCAAGAAACTGAATATAAACCTTTACAGCGAGGTGTCTGAGAAAGTCAAGGTGAACAGTGAAACGCTAACTTCTGGTAGCTAGCACTATTTTCTGTGATACATAGCTAGCTGTCTGTTTACCTACAGTGTCTACCTGTTCCCCGCTCTCAGCTTACCGGACTTGTCCTCGTCACCATGGCGTTCCTTGCTTGTCTGCTCCTCTTGGTGATGTACAAGGCTTTGTGGTATGACCAACTCAGCTGCCCAGAAGGATTTGTTTACAAGGTAGGCCACCTCAAGAACACGGCAGGCTTTATGTGACAGTGTGAAATGGTATAAACTCTGAAAAAAACACACTATTTCATTCTAAACCATCCAGCATGGGTACTTTTGGAATTTTTGAGGGACTCCATGTAGGAGTTCTCTAGTAATTTACATTAATATGAAGTATGTGCTTTGAGCTGGTGGTTATTACTTACACTCAGCTGAGAACCTTCAATGTTATCATAACATTTTTAAGGTTGAAAGAGCAATAGGTAAAATGAATACTGTTTCAGTTTCTAGTAGGCAAGGCACGTTTATTTATATAGGACAATTCAGACGCAAGGCAATT encodes:
- the caly gene encoding calcyon neuron-specific vesicular protein, producing the protein MVKLGSNLAEKLEKEPCVEDGFDNIPLMTPLDVTQLQQPFPDKVIVKTTTEYQLQQKKKKKLHVPSIKKLNINLYSEVSEKVKLTGLVLVTMAFLACLLLLVMYKALWYDQLSCPEGFVYKHKHCTPAALEMYYSEQERGPRGGLYTAISHLNQAKKTIPEMPSPWLPVINALKEAEKAKEESSHSQQ